The genomic interval CCGCCGCCGAGACCGTCTTCATGGAAGGGTAGGGGCAGCATGAAGGTACTGGTTGCCGAGCAGATCGCCGCAAGCGGCATCGAGCTCCTCAAGGAAAAGTTCGAGGTCGACGTCAAAACCGATCTGACGCCCGAAGAACTCGTCGCCGAGATCGGCGCCTACGATGCGCTCATCGTGCGTTCGGCCACGCGTGCAACGCGCGAGGTCGTTGAAGCGGGCAAGAACCTCAAGATCATCGGCCGGGCGGGCGTGGGCGTGGACAACGTCGATGTCGATGCTGCCACCGAGCGCGGCGTCATCGTGTGCAACGCGCCGACGTCTAACATCATCTCGGCCGCCGAGCAGACGCTCGCGCTCATGCTCGCGGTCGCACGCAAGACGCCGCAGGCCAACGCGAGCATGCACCAGGGCAAGTGGGAGCGCTCCAAGTTCACTGGCGCCGAGCTCTACGAGAAGACTCTGGCCGTGGTCGGTCTCGGCCGCATTGGCTCGCTGGTCGCCGAGCGCGCCCGCGGCTTCGGGATGAAGCTCGTCGGCTACGACCCGTATACCTCCGAGGAGCGCGCCGCCAAGATGGGCGTCACCCTCTTCGACTCCGTCGACGAGATGTTGCCGCTGGCCGACTTCATCACAGTTCACCTGCCCAAGACCAAGGACACCATCGGCATGTTCGGCGCCGAGCAGTTCGCGAAGATGAAGGACGGCGTGCGCGTGGTCAACACGGCGCGCGGCGGCATCTACCAGATTCCGGCGCTTGCCGACGCCATTCGCAGCGGTAAGGTGGCCGGAGCCGGTATCGACGTCTTCGAGGTCGAGCCGTGCACTGACTCGCCGCTCATCGAGTTCGACAACGTAGTGCTCACGCCGCACTTGGGTGCCAGCACCGCCGAGGCGCAGGACCGCGCCGGCGAGCAGATCGCCGAGTTCGTCGCGCTGGGCCTTGAAGGCCGGATGGTCCCCACGGCGGTCAACGTAGCACCGGTGTCGCAGGAGGTCATGGAGAAGGTCGGCCCCTACATCGACCTGGCGCAGGACCTCGGTACCGTGCTCGCGCAGCTCGCGCGCGGCGGCGTAGAAGAGCTCGACGTGCTCACCATCGGTGCGCTGGCCGACGACGACACGCGTATCGTGCGCACGGCTGCGATCAAGGGCCTGCTCACCCGCGCGAGCGACGAGGGCGTCAACTTCGTCAACGCGGAGTACCTCGCCGAGCAGCGCGGCATCGCCATCACCGAGACCAAGCGCGCCGAGACGCACGACTACGTCTCGATGCTGGTCCTGCGCTCGGCCACACCGCACGGCCCCGTTGAGATCGGCGCCGCGCTCATCGGCAAAGGTGACGAGCCGCGGGTCGTGTCGCTGTACGGATACGACCTGGACATGTCGCTCTCCAAGCACATGGCGTTCTTCGTCTACCCCGACCGCCCGGGCATGATCGGCAAGGTCGGCACGATCCTTGGCGACGCGGGCATCAACATCGCGGCCATGCAGGTCGGCCGCAAGGAAGCTGGCGGGCAGGCGCTCATGGCGCTCAACGTCGACGCAACGCTCTCGGTCGAGCTGCTCGAGGAGATCACCGCCAAGGCGGGCATGAACGACGCTTGGTACGTCGAGATCTAGGTGACATCACGTGGCTGAGTACGTGACATCGATCGAAGAATGCGCTCGTCGGGTACGCCTGACGACGGGTGTGCGACTTAGCGGGCCGACAGCCTCACGGTGAGGCTGTCGGCGCGCCGGGTCCTGACACGCCACTCGTTTTGAGACGGAGCACCCCATGAGCGAGAAAGTACGCATCTTCGATACGACCCTGCGCGACGGCGAGCAGTCGCCGGGCGCGTCCATGAACACCGAAGAGAAGCTCGAGATCGCGCGCCAGCTGGTGCGCCTCGGCGTCGACGTGATCGAGGCCGGCTTCCCGGTCTCGAGTCCCGGCGACTTCGAGAGCGTTCAGCGTATCGGCACCGAGGTCGGTGACGCAGCAATCGTGTGTGGACTCACGCGCGCGGTCACCAAAGACATCGACGTTGCTGCCGCCGCGCTGGCTACTGCCAAGCGCCCGCGCATCCACACCGGCATCGGCGTGAGCGAGAGCCACCTGCAGGACAAGCTGCGCATCTCGGGCGAGGAAGCCATCGAGCGCGCGGTAGCCGCGGTCAAGTATGCGCGGAACCTCGTCGACGACGTCGAGTTCTACGCCGAGGACGCTGGCCGAGCCGTACCGGAGTTCCTCTACCGCATGATCGAGGCCGTTGTCGCCGCAGGTGCGACCACCGTCAACATCCCCGACACCACCGGCTATACGCTGCCTGCCGAGTTTGGGCGACTGATCGCAGGTTTGGGCGACCACGTGGCTGGCATCGAGAACGTCATCATCTCCGTGCACTGCCACAACGACCTGGGCATGGCGACCGCCAACGCGCTGGCCGGAGTCGCCGCCGGTGCGCGGCAGGTCGAGTGCACGATCAACGGCTTGGGCGAGCGCGCCGGCAACACCGCGATGGAGGAGGTCGTCATGGCCATCCGCCAGCGCGGCGACCTGATCGGCGGCGTGCACACGGATATCAACACGCGCGAGCTGATTCGTACGTCTCGGCTGGTGTCGAGCATCACCGGAATCTTGGTGCAGCCCAACAAGTCGATCGTCGGCGCCAACGCGTTCGCTCACAGCAGCGGCATCCATCAGGACGGCGTGCTCAAGGAGCGCTCCACCTACGAGATCATCGACCCGGCCGACGTCGGCGCGGGTGGCTCGGCGATCGTGCTGACCGCGCGCAGCGGGCGTCACGCTCTCAAGCACCGGCTCGAGGAGCTGGGCTACACGCTGCCCGACGATGAGTTCGAGCGCGTACACACCGCCTTCCTGGCTCTGGCCGACAAGAAGAAGGAAGTGTTCGACGAGGACCTCGAGGCGCTGGTGGGGGAGAGCGAGCGCACCGTCAACGAGGTCTACCACCTCGAGCAGATCCACTTCACGAGCGGCGAGCCCGGCATTCCGACGGCGACGGTCGAGTTGATTCGAGCTGCAGACGGCGAGCACCTCATCGACTCGAGCCACGGCACTGGCCCGGTCGACGCGGTGTACAAGGCGATCAATCGCATCGTCGACGTCCCCAACGAACTGTCCGAGTTCAGCGTGCAGGCCGTCACCCGCGGCATCGACGCCTTGGGCGAGGTTACGATCCGCGTCACGAGCCCTGACGGCCGGGTATTCACGGGCCGCGGAGCGCATTCAGATATCATCGTCGCATCCGCCAAGGCGTACACCAACGCGCTGAACCGCCTGCTGTTGGCCACCGTCCGCTCGGTTGAAGAGGAGCTCTGATCCCTCGCACGTCCGCTAGCTTCGAGGCGAATCGGCGCGGGCCTGCGCCCGTGGCCGCACCCAGCGAAGCGGACAAAGCGGGGTGTCTGGTCCGGGTACATCGCCAGCAGGTCCGCTGCGGGCCGACCGGCGGTCGTTTCGGGAATCCGCCCGGGGTTTCCGAGCGGCGCGCGATTCGCTTTGGGAGCATGTCTGCGTCAGCGTGCCTGCGATCGTCGGAGTCTGTCGGGATGAGAAGGAGTTTGTCAGAGTGACCCGCCCGAGCAGCAAACGTGTGGCAACCGCGGGGCCGATTCCGGCCACCCACGACCTCGCGTACCGAGCGGGCAGGGGTCTGTTCATCGCTGCGATTGTCCTGACGCCGCTCGTCTTAGGCCTTCTGCCCGCCCAGTTTGGCGCTGTCGCCGCATACCGCGCGTTCGACCCCGTCGACCTGCCCAAGATTGCCGCGTTGCTCGTCTTGGTGGGGGCGTCCTTCGCGGCGTGGTGCGTAAGCGTGGTCCGAGGAGCCGCTCAGCCGTTCTGGCATCGCGCATTGTGGGGAATCTTCGGGCTTATTGCGTGGGCGAGCGTCTCAACCGTGTTCTCCGCGAGTCGCGCGCTTTCGGTATGGGGCGTCTACGATAGCAACGAAGGCCTCGTGGCCATGTTCGCTTTCGGCGTCGTCGCATTCCTGTGCGTCCAGTACGCGCGATCGATGCGTGACCTGCAAGTTCTGCTGGCCGCCGTTGTGTCGGCCGGGGTGCTGGTTGCCCTGTACGCCGCCGCGCAGTTCTTTGGGGTCGACCCGCTGCAATGGGCGGGCGAACTCGGGCGCGCCTTTTCTACGTTCGGCAACGCAGACGTGCTCGGCACCTACCTCGTGTTTCCGTTCGGGTGCGCGCTTGCACTCGCGCTCAGCGCGGCCGACCGCCGAGGTCGGGTCTTGGCGTGGATCGCGGCTGCCGTCATCGCGTTTGCGCTCTACGCGACTGGTACTCGCGGCGCGTGGCTCGGCGCTCTTGCGACAATCGGCTGCGTTGCGGTGCTCTCGTGGAGCGGTTGGGCCGCGATGCGGCCCGCGCGTCGTGCCGCTCTGGTCGCGGGCGTCGTTGCGCTGCTGGGCGTCGTCGTCACGGCCGTGGTGTTCACTCGTCCGCGGTCGGCGACGAGTTCCCCCAACATGGCGGTGCTGCTATCCGACCTGAGCAACGGTCGAACCGCAATTTGGTCCACGGCCTGGCGTGCTTTCGCTGCTCGCCCGATCACGGGCTGGGGACCCGATGCTTTCGAGCGGGCGTTTCAGTTCGCGGTGCGTGCCGACTGGTTCTCGGTGACGCAGGGCATCGAGGTCCCGCACAACGCCCATAGTCTCCTCGTTCAGACGCTCGTTACGCTCGGCCTGCCGGGCCTGCTCATCCTCGTCGGCACGCTTGGCTATGTTTGGGTGAGCGGCTACCGCTCGATTCCTACCAAGTCCGGACCGGCGCGCGGCGTTCAACTTGGCCTATGGGCAACCTTCGTTGGGGCCGTCGTGGCGCTCTCTGTAGCCGTGACGCTTGGTGCGGTCACGGTCTGGCTGTGGCTTGTTTTGGGTCTGCTCGTCGCGTCGTCGGCCACTGCAGCATCTGTGCGAGTACCCAAGCCCGTGGTCGCCGCCGGTGTTGTGCTTGGCGTTGGCGTCGCGATTTGGAGCTCCACGTGGCTCGTCGCTGACGTGCAGGTCGGCTACGGGATGAACCTTGCTCCTGGTCCCGAGCAGATCGCCACGCTTGCAGCGGCGTCGCGACTGAACCCGCTCGTGATCAACTACCGCTGGATCGCTGCCGAGTCGTACGTGTCGTCCGCACTCGCCGCGCAGAAGGCGGGTGCGACACCTTCGCAGGTCGACTCCATGATCGCCCAGTCATTCCCCGCGTATGAGGATGCTCTCGCGGCCGATACCACGAACGCCCTCGTGCGTACGGCATACGCCAATGTGCTCGTCGGCTATGCCGCCCGGCACCCAGAGACCAACGCTGCACAGCGTGCAGTCGCCGTCGCAGGGGAGGCGGTGGCGCTCGCACCCTACAACCCTGCAACGCTTGCGGCCCTCGCGCGAGCGTATCGAGTATCCGGGCAGCTCGCCAAGGCCGAGGAAACTGCCCGACTTGCCCGTTCCATCGCCCCCGAATACTCTAGTCAGACGCTCGGCACGCTTGGGCAGGGTGCCCAACCGACGCCCTAGCCACTGGCAAGTACGTTTGCGTACGACGAAGCGAAAGGTTCTCCATGACCCGCCCAATGACCATCACCGAGAAGATCCTCGCCGCGCATTCCGGTCTACCTGAGGTTGAGCCTGGGCAGTTGATCAACTGCAAGCTCGACATCGTGCTGGCCAACGACGTGACGGCGCCCATCTCCATCAAGGAGTTCGCCAAGATCGGCGTGCCCAAGGTGTTCGACCCGACCAAGATCGCCCTGGTCCCCGATCACTACACGCCCAACAAGGACATCAAGTCCGCCGAGCAGGCCAAGATGGTGCGCGACTTCGCGCACGCCCAGGGCATCACGCACTACTACGAGATCGGCTGCATGGGCGTCGAGCACGCACTCCTGCCCGAGCAAGGCGTGGTCGGTCCCGGCGACGTGATCATCGGCGCCGACTCGCACACGTGCACCTACGGAGCGCTCGGGGCATTCGCCACAGGGGTCGGCTCCACCGATGCTGCGGCGGGCATGGCTACGGGCGAGGCCTGGTTCAAGGTGCCGGCGAGTATCAAGTTCAACTTGACCGGTAGACTTGCGCCATGGGTGGGCGGCAAGGACATCATCCTGCACATCATCGGCATGATCGGCGTCGATGGAGCGCTCTACCAGGCGATGGAGTTCACCGGCGAGACGATCGAGGCACTCGGCATCGAGGACCGGATGACCATCTGCAACATGGCGATCGAGGCCGGTGGCAAGAGCGGCATCATCGCAGTCGACGACGTCACGCGTGCCTATATAGAGGGACGATTCGAGCGCCCGTCGGTCGAGTACTTCAGTGACCCGGATGTCGAGTACGCCGAGGTGTTCGAGATCGACGCCTCGGCCATCGTTCCCACGGTCGCGTTCCCGCATCTGCCGAGCAACACCCGTCCTGCCGCCGACAGCCGCGACATCTGGGTCGATCAAGTCGTTATCGGGAGCTGTACGAACGGGCGCATCGAAGACTTGCGAATCGCCGCCAGTGTTCTGAAGGGCCGCAAGGTCCATGAGGGCGTTCGGCTGATCGTCATTCCCGCGACGCAGGAGATCTACAGGCAGGCGATGCACGAGGGGCTTTTCGATGTCTTCCTGGATGCCAACGCTGCGGTCTCGACGCCTACGTGCGGTCCGTGCCTGGGTGGGCACATGGGAATCCTGGCCGCCGGGGAGCGCGCGTTCGCGACGACAAACCGCAACTTCGTCGGCCGGATGGGGGACCCCACGAGCGAGGTATACCTCGGGTCGCCCGCAATCGCCGCCGCAACCGCCGTGGCGGGGCACATCGCCCTGCCGGACGACCTGGGTTAGGGAGCAGACGCAACCATGAAGTTCACTGGAACCGCACACCGCTACGGCCGCGACATCGACACCGACGTGATCATCCCGGCCCGCTATCTGAACACATCCGACCCCGCTGAGCTCGGCAAACACTGCATGGAAGACCTCGACGCCGAGTTCGTGGACAACGTGCGTCCGGGCGACATTCTTGTCGCCGACGAGAACTTCGGCTGCGGATCGAGCCGCGAGCACGCGCCGATCTCGATCAAGGCCGCCGGAGTGTCGGTCATCATAGCGAAGAGTTTCGCGCGCATCTTCTATCGCAACGCGATCAACACCGGTCTGCCCATCATGGAGGCACCGGATGCCGTCGACGGCATCCGGAACGGCGACAAGGTCATCGTGGACGCCGACACCGGAACGATCACCAACGAGACGACGGGTGCGGTGTTCACAGCACAGCCGTTTCCCCCGTTCATCAAGGACATTATCGAGACCGGCGGGCTCGTCGAGTCGATCAAGTCGAAGCGCGGCTGATTGGCGGCGACTCGGGCGGATGTTGCTGCATGGTTTATTTGTGAGTATCGCGAAAGTGCATTCACGCGCCTTCGCCCACCATGTAGTATGCCGTTCGCAAGCCGTGCCCATATTTCCTAAGGATTCTTTACCGATGGCCGTGCTTGGCGTGTGGTTTGCACCGCATGGTCGTTGTTGTTAGGGTTCATTGCGTTTGCGCCACAGCGCGAGCGTTCAGCAATGAGTATGGAGGATTTCATGCAGGAATCGGGGCCCACATCGCCCGCCGCCAAGCAGCCAAATGCAGCCCGTCCCGGGCGTAACCCCGATCCGGTCGTCCGTTGGCTCACGCTTGCGATCGCGGGCGTAGTCATTCTCTGGCTCGTCGGGATTCTGTCCGCGATGATGTTTGGACTGCTCTCGCCGGCCAACGCGCCGCGTACGTCTGCCGAGCGCGACCTCAGGGTCCTCGCCGCGGAGACCCAGAGCGGCAAGGCCACGACTCAGACGTACGCGCAGTACGTCAGCACGCTCATAA from Coriobacteriia bacterium carries:
- a CDS encoding O-antigen ligase family protein; translated protein: MTRPSSKRVATAGPIPATHDLAYRAGRGLFIAAIVLTPLVLGLLPAQFGAVAAYRAFDPVDLPKIAALLVLVGASFAAWCVSVVRGAAQPFWHRALWGIFGLIAWASVSTVFSASRALSVWGVYDSNEGLVAMFAFGVVAFLCVQYARSMRDLQVLLAAVVSAGVLVALYAAAQFFGVDPLQWAGELGRAFSTFGNADVLGTYLVFPFGCALALALSAADRRGRVLAWIAAAVIAFALYATGTRGAWLGALATIGCVAVLSWSGWAAMRPARRAALVAGVVALLGVVVTAVVFTRPRSATSSPNMAVLLSDLSNGRTAIWSTAWRAFAARPITGWGPDAFERAFQFAVRADWFSVTQGIEVPHNAHSLLVQTLVTLGLPGLLILVGTLGYVWVSGYRSIPTKSGPARGVQLGLWATFVGAVVALSVAVTLGAVTVWLWLVLGLLVASSATAASVRVPKPVVAAGVVLGVGVAIWSSTWLVADVQVGYGMNLAPGPEQIATLAAASRLNPLVINYRWIAAESYVSSALAAQKAGATPSQVDSMIAQSFPAYEDALAADTTNALVRTAYANVLVGYAARHPETNAAQRAVAVAGEAVALAPYNPATLAALARAYRVSGQLAKAEETARLARSIAPEYSSQTLGTLGQGAQPTP
- the leuC gene encoding 3-isopropylmalate dehydratase large subunit, which codes for MTRPMTITEKILAAHSGLPEVEPGQLINCKLDIVLANDVTAPISIKEFAKIGVPKVFDPTKIALVPDHYTPNKDIKSAEQAKMVRDFAHAQGITHYYEIGCMGVEHALLPEQGVVGPGDVIIGADSHTCTYGALGAFATGVGSTDAAAGMATGEAWFKVPASIKFNLTGRLAPWVGGKDIILHIIGMIGVDGALYQAMEFTGETIEALGIEDRMTICNMAIEAGGKSGIIAVDDVTRAYIEGRFERPSVEYFSDPDVEYAEVFEIDASAIVPTVAFPHLPSNTRPAADSRDIWVDQVVIGSCTNGRIEDLRIAASVLKGRKVHEGVRLIVIPATQEIYRQAMHEGLFDVFLDANAAVSTPTCGPCLGGHMGILAAGERAFATTNRNFVGRMGDPTSEVYLGSPAIAAATAVAGHIALPDDLG
- the serA gene encoding phosphoglycerate dehydrogenase is translated as MKVLVAEQIAASGIELLKEKFEVDVKTDLTPEELVAEIGAYDALIVRSATRATREVVEAGKNLKIIGRAGVGVDNVDVDAATERGVIVCNAPTSNIISAAEQTLALMLAVARKTPQANASMHQGKWERSKFTGAELYEKTLAVVGLGRIGSLVAERARGFGMKLVGYDPYTSEERAAKMGVTLFDSVDEMLPLADFITVHLPKTKDTIGMFGAEQFAKMKDGVRVVNTARGGIYQIPALADAIRSGKVAGAGIDVFEVEPCTDSPLIEFDNVVLTPHLGASTAEAQDRAGEQIAEFVALGLEGRMVPTAVNVAPVSQEVMEKVGPYIDLAQDLGTVLAQLARGGVEELDVLTIGALADDDTRIVRTAAIKGLLTRASDEGVNFVNAEYLAEQRGIAITETKRAETHDYVSMLVLRSATPHGPVEIGAALIGKGDEPRVVSLYGYDLDMSLSKHMAFFVYPDRPGMIGKVGTILGDAGINIAAMQVGRKEAGGQALMALNVDATLSVELLEEITAKAGMNDAWYVEI
- a CDS encoding 3-isopropylmalate dehydratase small subunit, which codes for MKFTGTAHRYGRDIDTDVIIPARYLNTSDPAELGKHCMEDLDAEFVDNVRPGDILVADENFGCGSSREHAPISIKAAGVSVIIAKSFARIFYRNAINTGLPIMEAPDAVDGIRNGDKVIVDADTGTITNETTGAVFTAQPFPPFIKDIIETGGLVESIKSKRG
- a CDS encoding 2-isopropylmalate synthase, with amino-acid sequence MSEKVRIFDTTLRDGEQSPGASMNTEEKLEIARQLVRLGVDVIEAGFPVSSPGDFESVQRIGTEVGDAAIVCGLTRAVTKDIDVAAAALATAKRPRIHTGIGVSESHLQDKLRISGEEAIERAVAAVKYARNLVDDVEFYAEDAGRAVPEFLYRMIEAVVAAGATTVNIPDTTGYTLPAEFGRLIAGLGDHVAGIENVIISVHCHNDLGMATANALAGVAAGARQVECTINGLGERAGNTAMEEVVMAIRQRGDLIGGVHTDINTRELIRTSRLVSSITGILVQPNKSIVGANAFAHSSGIHQDGVLKERSTYEIIDPADVGAGGSAIVLTARSGRHALKHRLEELGYTLPDDEFERVHTAFLALADKKKEVFDEDLEALVGESERTVNEVYHLEQIHFTSGEPGIPTATVELIRAADGEHLIDSSHGTGPVDAVYKAINRIVDVPNELSEFSVQAVTRGIDALGEVTIRVTSPDGRVFTGRGAHSDIIVASAKAYTNALNRLLLATVRSVEEEL